The window GTTTCCCAGCAATGGAATAGGGTAGGACATATGCGTGTGCTTCAGACTCCTTCTGATAGCCCTTCTGTTAGTGTAGATAAATCTCTCAAGATCTTCAGAATATATTTATCAACAGCGCTAAGAGGTTTGAATAGAGAATTCGATGAGCACAGATGTGCATGTCAATTGTATACTGCGATGTTAGTCGCTAAGAGTGTGCATAGGAGTAGCAGGTAGCTTGGTTCCCATGTAGTTTCACTACTTACGTTGAAGGCATCATGTTGGATATTTCTTGCTGGAATCCTTGGATCTGTGAGATGAGAGCAAGACTTTAATTTTTTTCACTTAAAACATGTGGAATTCAGATTCTAGATGCAAAGCGGTATAAATATGGGCTCGATTCAACTTAGGTGAGCTGGTGAGATGAAAAAAAAGGATAATTATTCTGATAAAtattaactactccctccgtcctaaaatAATTGTCTCAAGCTTATTACAACTTTGTACTAGAGCTAGtgcaaagttgagacacttattttgggacggagggagtagtatgctTGCCAAAGTAGTATTAATTCATGAAGTTAGCATTGTGGAAGTTTATTTTGAAGACATGGTTTATATGGCTTCGTTTTTGTCATTTGCTGAAGTTCTTTTTTCAACTTCTGTTTGATCTGCAGCTACAGGACAAACTATTTCATCTTGATCATGTTCATTCTTGGTAAGCAATGAATGATTTGAAGATTATTTATCTTCCTGCTTTTTGGTTGGTTTTGACATGTTTCCATTTTATATATGAAGGGTTGGGTTTCCTTTGGAAGCCAGTTGCTATTCTTGCAGCTTTTATGACTGGATTCAGCATTGCTTTTCTTAATGACAGGTATATGAGTACTTAACTAATAGCTTTCCTTGCATTGTGCTTGTAACTCAGTTTTGTTCAGATCGTTTTTAGTTTATTATGTTAAATGCGCTCTTTACCATGATTAACAAAGATAATACATAAGTAGTGGAACATTCTTTGTAAATTACATTACGGCATTACACTATGGACTTCAGTCACAACAGATTAGTCATCATATCATGATCACAGATGCTcccttttttatatataggattGCGTAAACGTGCACAAAAAATGTGTAGCCATCATAACTTAGGTTCGGTAGCCAAAGGGACAATTTGCTCATTAATCATTATCACTAAAATATAATGCAAGTTGGAAAATAGCATCATTATTATGTGCCTGGCAAGTCGGCCAATGCTTCACTTGTCAGCCTATCCAATATATAAATATATTTGCAGTTTGCAAGGTTATTAAGCTATTTTTCTCTTATGAAGAAGTGAATATGTAGTTTCTGACAATCATATAGGCTATAATAAACTTGGCGGCTAGCATTATAATTTATTTTAAGGGTAAATCAATCAAGGGTACATTTTATGTACATGCCGCTAACATTGGAACCTTAACAGCTTCCTAATTCCATCATACACCATTCTTTATGTAGGACGTTGGAACAAATTGTACGCTAGCTACATGCTTGTTATTATGCTAACATTGTATGGGCGCTCCATTTTGGCCAATGAGCCAGAGAGCACATCATTAGATTCCTGGACTTGGGTAATTGACCAGTCGCTGTACTAGATCTAAATGTTACCTTTTGAAACATAAGCTAAATGCAATATTCGTATAAATTTCACAGAATATAGCGCAAGTTATTCCATCTCGATGTTATACCAGTACTGCAATACTGCAGTCCTTTGACACAGTGGAAGTGTTAGGAGTTAATTTAGCAAATCAGGTGCATGCTTTATCAAGTTATCTCCTTGTGTTATAAACCCCATGTTACTTCATACCATCATATGATATGCCTGCCAACTGCCAAGCATCTTAGATCACAGTGTTGCACGCACTAGTTAGGGACCATCCATCCTAGTTATTGTTCAAATATATGATCCTCTTAAGAAAGTTAGGATTAGATCCTCAGGGGTCCCTCTATGTGAGAGGGTGTGTACTCATCTATGACGTCCGAACAGTTAGTGAAGAAGTCTTGTTCTAATTTCTTGCTGCCTTCCCTACTCCCATCACATCCCTCTTGTCTCTCGAGCCTAGTCTCATCTACCTTATGATATACAACCGTTACATGCAGCAGCAGAGTAAGATAAAAATATATCTGATATATACAGTTGAAGAGCAACTTGGGTTCTACAGCATTGGGCCATAGTTGTATTGGAATAATGCATATAATTGTCACAAGTATGAAGGGTTATTAAATAAAATAGTTGTAGCCTTTTAGGGTTATTTTTCCTTGTATCCATTCATGGTTCATGGTTCTTAAATCATTAAAAGTTTCTCCACATGTAAAATGATAATGATAGATTTAGCAAGTGTTTGAATGGTGATTAATTAACTAACTATCATGTGCGATGATGCAGTTTTGCTGTCACTTTTAATGAGAAAGTCACAAGAACTGTCAGGCAGTTCTCACCACATTTAGCTGCAAAGATGAGACCACCGATAACGTAAGGAGCACTACTCTAGTTTCTAATATTTCTTTGTTTATTTTATCGTGGGTTACTATTACAGTGTTGTTAATACCTTTTGTCAACACTGGCAGCCCTGTTATTCGTGGTCGACCAAGCTCAAAGAGATCAATTCATATTTGTGGGCGGCCTCGCTGGTTGTTTGTCCTTTTATTTTCGGCAGGTGAGCAGAACTAACCTTCCATCGTATAACCCTATGTAACATACCACATAGTTTCGAAAAACTTGAACTAAGCATTTTTCACGTTTGCAGTTAGCtgcatgctctggttgacctcaTGCAGCCTCCTCACAGTTCTATGGGCTCTTCTCATTGCTCTGCTTAGTAAGGACGGTGTAGAgttgtttatttattttttggAGATCTGTATTTATCTTGGAATGTCCTTATTAGTTTGTCTTTCTGTTGGCAGCAACGGTACTTCATGCCAGCTTCAGAACACCTAATTTGAAAGCACGTCTGAATACGTTCAGAGAGGAATTCCGAGCAGTTTGGCGGAATTATAGTGAGCTCTAGAGCTCCCTCGGTTTCAAGGTAGGTTCCTTCATGCCTGTTTAAAACACACATAGGGCTGTTTTATACCAAAACCATTTGCATGCACCAGGTGACACTCATTTTCCTATGTGTATGTTCAGGTGATAAGATGTGCTTAGTGCTGAAGCTTCCCTGCTGTCTGTGCATTGTGTCTGTGGGAGATGAACAAAGGTGATATGCAGTTGTGATTACTGGCTCATTTGGAGGTGGACCTAGACTGACTCTCTGGGTGATGCTACGCCTCGGTCCGCGGTCCTCCTAATCACAGTAGTTTTTTCCTTTGGACTTCTCCCTATAACCAACGCTTTGGAGGAAGAACAGCATGTAAAGGATGTAAACAAAGTATTCAGATCTAGACAAAAAGCATATGTTGTTTGTTGATACGCCTGCTTCATGCTCTGTCTATACTTCAAAAAACCGTTGTGGATATATTTTCCGCTAAGCTTCGATTTAGCCTTCCTCGTGACTCGAATATGTTGATATTTTAGAATGTTAGATGGATCCAGTGGATCTGTAATTCGTTATAATCGGTTCTGTTAGCCGTCACTGTGTATCTCAAAGGACGCTAAGAGTATCCTAGTGcagttcaaaaaaaaaaagagtaTCCTAGTGACATGTCATACGATGTACGCGTACATGCCCTAGTTTGCAATATACCATATACTCCTGCAGCTATTCATTTCAGTCACTGGGCCCCGTTTAACAAGCTAGTAGATGCCAATGGCCACAGTAATTTTCGCACCTCCAAACAGCCATTCATGACCTGTTAAGTTTGCGCATTGCTTCAAGCGTTGTTTTAGTCTGATTGAAATGGCCACAGTAGCTCATTCTTTTTTGCTGAGCGTTAACTGACAAATACACACAAAAATATATTCTGAAAGACATTTTGGGAACAGATATCATCATTTATACagagaaaaaaaaacaaataatATCCCTTAAAAAAATAAAGTGTTATTCATGAGATGTGAAGAGTTCATATGTTTCAATACAACCATACAAAAATGGATAATTACAAAATGATAAGAATAGAAAGTATATTACAGAGGACAAAAGTCCAGAATATGGCAGCACAATCTTAAGTACTCCCAATATGGCAATCCTCAAAAATTAGCATATACGATTCCCAATGGTAGAACAGAGTCCGCGTCAAAACTGAATGGTCGGATTATGTATTAAAGCTTCTATCACCAGCATCTCCCAACCCAGGAACTATGTACCTGTGGGTACAAATCAACAACCTTAGTCATTGCTCCGCTTGATTGGTAATGCGTTATACTGAATAACGGAGATGCGATGTACACATTTTACAGAATGAGCATTGAATGGCTAGAAGTTTAAAACAGTACCCTCTCTCATCTACTTCAGAATCGATCATCCCGGCGTACACATGGAGCCTGGAGACGACCAGAAACAGAGTAAACAACAGGAGCTTGATACACACACATGAGCATGGCTTATGATCTATTCTTACCCAGGGAACTTGTTGCTGAGCTTTTGTAGCGCAGGAGGTGCTGCAACAGCTGATACCTGCATCATAAGGACAATAGGTGTTAGTTGATTTGAACGAATAATTGAGAAATAAATACAGAAAAAATCCATGAACTTACAACTTTAATTTGTTTGCTTGTAACTCCACGGTCAACCAACAAGTCAATAGCAGCAACGATTGTCCCACCTAAAGGTATACAAGTTGAATATATAATCATTGTATTTATgatctctttctttctttctttctttctttgagGAGACTAATATTCTGTTACTTGACATGATAATTAGCATGTATATCAAGGAGAACTAGAAATATACTGAAATTGCACGGTATTCAAAATGTACTTTTCATTTATTAGCGAAGAGGATCACACGTGAAGAGCGTTAGACAGAAACTGTATTGTTTAGGTAGAGCTGACTGTTACCGGTGGCCAGCATTGGATCAATAACTAGCACACGAGTCCCCTCTGGAATCTTTTCTGGCAAGCTGCATTAAATAagataaagaaaaagaaaggaagtTATGAGACTACTCGAATTCGCATAGGTCTTTAGCTTTTTCTCCAAGGATTGAAGAAATAGAAGAGCTTAATAGGGAAATAGTTACTAACTGAAATGAAAGTAAACAACTAGTAGGTATTATCAAGGTAACGTTGCTTTCACAAGTTAACCATAACACTCTAAGTAGCAATGGAATCCCTGTTTTGTAATATTTGCATGCCTTACTGTGTATTGTAAAGACTTGCATAGGTAAGTACATTCATATTGAGTTCCAGGACAAAATACTAACTTAAGTAGTTCAGTAGGGACTCCAATACTTTAGTGTCAAACATAATCATGCGTCTGCCTGATGCCTAATTAAAAAGTACTCCCTCATGACACTTACGGACTTACTATgaatcggagggagtactacgtAGATAGTTAAATAAGGGCTTGCAAGATGAAAAAGAACTTAGCACATACTTGTTGAGATATACTGAAGGTTGAAGTGTTTCTTCATCCCTACGAAGTCCTTCATGTTCAATGAAACGGGCGGATAAGAATGGTGCATAACTCTCAAGGCACATGGCGTAATTGACAAAGAAAATACGAAAGCATTGGATTTACGAAGTTTAGCTTTACTATAATACCACACGTTCTAAGGAAATATGTTTCTTATTTTGGTTGGAAACAAACATTCTGCAAATTTCAAACATTATGCATCTGACCAAAACCTTGCGCACATTAAATCCAGAATATCCAGCACCAGTATTTAGAGAAACAAAACAAATCAGCTTAGATTGCTGGAACTGGGCCATGCAGCCAATGTAAGCAATATGTTAACATAAAGCTAAttgacttttcaataaaaaaATGTTTGACTGCAATAAGACTAACCATTATGTAAACAACTTACCAAGGTGATAAGTCTTGGTGGCTGGCAAAATCGATGAGGCGTTTTCAGCTAGAGCAAGACCAGCTCTCAGAATTGGAACAACCTGTTATACACGCTAATGAAAAGAGTAAATATACTCATATACACTACAAACCAAATACAATATCTAGTGCTAAGAAATAGACTTACCATAACAGGCTCCCTTGGATCAATGAATTCAACACTTGAAACAGCTACGGGTGTTTGGATTTCTCCTGTGATTGTAGGCTGCAAGTGTTTCAAACAGTTCACCACCATGTCATTAATTCTCCCTACAGTTAAATGTTTAAAAGTACACGCAGAATAGGTTGGATAAGAAGTGGGGGCGGAAATATTATGAGCTATGATATATAAATTCAGGTATCACTGGCATTCATCATTCAAGCAGGTAACAACATTCAATGCCATTTCAAAACTGCCTGACACTGGTGTCACTCTCACGGAATATTTTTCATTTTCATGCTTTACAAATGTAAGAGAGTGATCAACGGATAATTCCCAGCCATGCAAGATTTCCACTCACCAGCCAATCCCTGCAGGCTTCATATATGAGGAGACGACCAAGCTCTGCCATAGCACTCCCTACAACAAGTTACAACAACCATCTCGATTTATAACTGTGCAACTTTAGCGAAACGCTTCTTATACGGAAGTCAATCAACAACAAATTGCCGCCAGCAGGTTGGGTTCGATTGCAACATGGAAGCCATTTCAGAGGCACTCACGGAAGACGGCGCAGGGCGTCTGCTCGTTGCGCAGGACGGAGACCCAGTGCTTTATCAGTGGGTGCGGCGGGACGAACACCTGCGAAACAAACACACCAAGCGCCACTAAGCGCgcgcgcacgcacgtgcaaacgAATAAACCAAGCCAGGCGGAGGCATCGCCGTCGAGAGGAGCCAGATCCGCACCAGCATCTGGCCGCCGGAGGCGGGAGACCGCGATGAACCGGTGGCGGCGTCGGGGCTCGCCGCCCTCGCCACGGCCAGAGACGGCCGGGGCCTGCGGACGAGCAGCGGGGCCGGGGCGGCGTGGCGCGCCGGTTCGACGAGCGCGCGGGAGGCGAGGGAGCAAGAGGAGGCTTGCACGAGGCGTCGCGGCGCGCACGGTCGGCGATGGAGAGGCGCTCCCGCGGCCGCGGCCGTGGCCGTGGCGGGCGACGGCATCGCGAGGGCGGTGCGGAGTGCGGATGGATGCGGGCGAAAGTGAGCGCAGTGATGGGTGCGACGGTGGGATACGGTGGGGTCGCGTGTCTTTTTGGCGCATCTCGAGTATCTTTTAACTACCTGTAAATCCACTTGTTGTACTCCGTACTGGTGTTTTTGAATCTTCTGTAAATCTACTTATTTCAGTAGAGAAAATAATTACAAACTTTTTTGCGGGGAGTCACAAACTTTTGATAATGTCAAACTTTTTTTGAGAGAAAACTTCCGAtttattcatcttcaatcatgataGTGCAACAAACACCAGAAATAATAGAAATTACATCAGATCCGTAAACCATCTAGCGACGattacaagcactgaagcgaggcGAAGGCGCGCCGCCTTCATTGTCCCTCCCTCGCCGAAGTTGAGTAAAACTTATTGTAGCAACGTCCTCGTGCAAAAGCCACATAGGATCAGCACACCAAAACATCAACCGCCGTCGATGAAGAGACGCGTAGATCAGAAGGACCCAGCCTGAAGACTAGTTGCGGTGATGACAAGCATGAGTAGAGACACAACGTCACTCGCCACATTCTTGTGATGTGGTGTCCGTTTGCGAGGCACCTAGGGCCTGTTCGGGAGTGCTCCAGTTCCTGGCTCCTCCAACTCCGTGGCTGTAGCTGGACCGAACGGTTTTAACTCCAGGAGCTGCGATTCAGAAGCTGGCGAGGCATCTAGTGCAAAAAATGAGGAGTTGAGAGAGTTGGGATTTCCCAGATTCGAAAAAGCGGGGAAGCTGGAGTTGAGCAATATTACCCGAGGATGCCATCGCCAAGTGACTTCGAGGCAGCGTACCGGTTCGCTCTTTGCATTATCTCTCCTCGCTCCTAAACATCCTCTCCTCCAGCGCACCCTTTCCGACTGGGCCTAGCCCAGGCCTCTCTGATTTGCCTCCTGAGCGGGCCACTTCCACGCTTGGGCTGGCAGCCCCAAGCGAGCACCATGATCGGGGAGTCAGACGCTGCCGAACGTTCCTGCCGTCGCTACGTGAAGTAGAAGCGAGGAGGAGAAGCTGGATATGTGGAGTTTTGAGAAGCCCGAGGAGATCTGAACAGGCTCCTAGAGGATCACGAAGTAAATGGGCTAGCAATGACCCTGGACAGTGATATTGCAACCCAAAAGATGATGTATCAGGACTATAAGGTGTTTTATGATTGAAAAACTGAAAGGAAAACAAGTAAAAAAACtcagaagaaagaaaagaaaaatctatGGCTATAGAAGACACTTTAGAGCATTTTTTTCGTCCAATATGAAGAGCTTTACTACAATAGTAGCAAACGGTTACAATCAGCCAACGGGCTCCTTAGAAGAAAATCAGGACTCGAATCGAGCCAACTTTCCGTAATATCTAGTGGTTGATTGCCCCTGACACGCAAATGAGCTGATTCATTAGTTGTTCCGCTGACATGCTGAATtggaaaaaaagaagaaaaactaAGAGCTATCTCCCCTATTTCCCGAAGGATAGACATGGCAATTGAGAGAGAATTGTCACGCGAAGGCCAGAGATTCACAATCTCTAAATTATCCATTTCCATCATCACATGTGAGTAGCCTAGGAGTCGAGCAAAAATGCCGCCTTCAGGAAGTGCTAATAACTCGACAATCATCAGATCATTAATCCCCTCAAGCGGCTTACTCCATGATCCAAGGAAAGCTAGGTGAGAACGAGCCGCACATCCAGCCCCTCCCCCTTGTCGATCATCAAGCTCCAAGGCACCATTGATGTATATCTTAATCCAACCCGGATATGAAGGTTGCCAACGCTAACCCGCTGATAGCTTCCTCATGCACGGTGGCATCTCCAGCAAAGAAAGGGTCTCTTGCACCCAACGCACAACTTGCATGCATGGGATTGTATCCGTCTCTATCATGAGTCCAACAATTCCTGGAGGTCCATATCGCATGCATAATACTGATGATTTTGCATCTATCTCAATCATCAAAACTCTTGTCCAAGAGAATATCTCTTGACCACGTGTCTGGATGCAGGTTTGGGAGATTCAAAGAAAACCGATCCCTAACTACCCTCTAGAATTTCAAGGTTACTGAATCTGGAAGAATGCCTCTCAAAACACGCCACCAGAAGACCCGTACTTTGGGTACGGTTTTTAGTTTCCATAAGGCTTTCCACAACTGTTCTTGAGAAGATGGAGCTCCCACTACCGTCCCTTCCTCTGGAGCATGAAGCTCGTTGCAAGTCACGAGAGCATGGTATGATgattttacagtgtagattccCAAATTTTCCAAGGCCCATGTCAAAGTATCTTCCCCTCCTGCAACTCTCTAAGGgatgttgataacccacaagtataagggatcaattgtagcctctttcggtaagtaagagtgtcgaacccaacgaggagctaaaggtagaacaaatattccctcaagttctatcgaccaccgatacaactctacgcacacttgacatttgctttaccgaaaacaagtatgaaactattttgtaggtgtgatgctagaactactttgcaagaataaaactagaagtactttgcaagataataaaagttaggtgtttagtaaaagggtttgtgtcaacaagaaagttatttgtccctaggcaatcggtaacaagtaccggtaatcattcttgtaattttatatgagggagaggcatgagctaacatactttctctacttggatcatatgcacttatgattggaactctagcaagcatccgcaactactaaagatcattaaggtcgtgaaacccaaccatagcattaagtatcaagtcctctttactcccatacgccatatCCCACatactcgggtttaagtttctgtcactctcgcaacccaccataagcgaaccatgaacatattgcaacaccctacagcgggggcccctcacgtttgcgcgagaacggagggcaccgtagaacagcaccataaataaaatatgcaatcataccaaccaagatcacaattaacccacaggacaaaacggatctactcaaacatcataggataaccatagatcattgggaaataatatatggagttgagcaccatgtttaagtagagattacagcggggggaagaggtgttacaccgctgcatagaggggacaaagttggtgttgacggtagcaagattgttgatgtagatcgtcgtcacgatcctagccccggcggcactatcgcgccaccgggagagagggtgagagagccccctccttattattcttccttggcctccccctagatgggaggagagttccccctctggttcatggtctccatggcggcggaggggcgggagcccctccgagattggatctccctctctgttctcttctgtttcgtgttctccagatctggccgaaaaccgtttcttatattcccggagatccgtaactccgattgcgctgagattttaacacgatttttttccggatataagcttccttgcgcccggagtagagctccaaccgacgttcggGGAGGGTACAACCCACGACCGCGTGCCAGGGgcctggggcgcgccctggtgtcttgtggtgCGTGTGGGCCTCcatttgcggtgattccaactcctaaaaatcacatatattccaaaataattctccgtgaaattttattgcatttggatttcgtttgatatggatactctgcgatacaaaaaacatgcagaaaataggaactggcactgggcactggatcaataggttagtccaataaaacatataaaaagttgccaaaagtatgtaaaacttgtataatattggcatgaaacaatcaaatattatagatacgacggagacgtatcagcatccccaagcttaattcctgctcgtcctcgagcaggtaaatgataaaaaagataatttttgatgtggaatgctacctagcataaacttgatcatatatctaatcatggcatgaatattaagacataagtgattcaaagcaatagtctataatttgacataaagacatcaatactcaggcatcccaacaaataatcatgtctttcagaatatcaacgctaaagtaagctatccctacaaaatcatatagtcttgtcatgctctgtcttcttaacacaaagtatttatcatgcataatcccgatgacaagccgagcaattggttcatactttttaacgtgcttcagctttttcaaccctcacgcaatacatgaccGCAAGCCATGAATATagctgaaagaacatgcggtgcccccatgtttggttttggtaattgatgacaatctctatggactaatggttgccttgagttatatttgaaggatttgtccataggcatttcttgaagtccatgtgttggtttcaaggagtttatgtggtgaccaaggtgttattaaggaattatccaaagattggtcatgtgagagttgagcttattgcaagcatgtcttgaagaagaagattgtgtgatcattcatgtttaccttcaagacatcatccaaatgaagagagttggaaagagtcaaggttgatcaagactaagtcaagagtgaatcaagttgatcaacacacaaagcgcacaagatgtaccgagggatcaagcgatcccatggtatggtaagcattgtcaattacgctttgtgtactaacccatggtctt is drawn from Aegilops tauschii subsp. strangulata cultivar AL8/78 chromosome 1, Aet v6.0, whole genome shotgun sequence and contains these coding sequences:
- the LOC109751168 gene encoding PRA1 family protein A1, which gives rise to MDWSAVTVEDLVAALREVDWSTPPRPVPEFFSRFTVPRSYSKWTSRLKCNLYYYRTNYFILIMFILGLGFLWKPVAILAAFMTGFSIAFLNDSFAVTFNEKVTRTVRQFSPHLAAKMRPPITPVIRGRPSSKRSIHICGRPRWLFVLLFSAVSCMLWLTSCSLLTVLWALLIALLTTVLHASFRTPNLKARLNTFREEFRAVWRNYSEL
- the LOC109751167 gene encoding uracil phosphoribosyltransferase, which encodes MPSPATATAAAAGAPLHRRPCAPRRLVQASSCSLASRALVEPARHAAPAPLLVRRPRPSLAVARAASPDAATGSSRSPASGGQMLVFVPPHPLIKHWVSVLRNEQTPCAVFRSAMAELGRLLIYEACRDWLPTITGEIQTPVAVSSVEFIDPREPVMVVPILRAGLALAENASSILPATKTYHLGLRRDEETLQPSVYLNNLPEKIPEGTRVLVIDPMLATGGTIVAAIDLLVDRGVTSKQIKVVSAVAAPPALQKLSNKFPGLHVYAGMIDSEVDERGYIVPGLGDAGDRSFNT